The Cronobacter sakazakii genome has a window encoding:
- a CDS encoding transcriptional regulator produces MLQPVQLFKILSDETRLAIVMLLRESGELCVCDICVATCESQPKISRHMAILREADLVLDRREGKWIHYRLSPHIPAWAAETITTTWQCLREDVREWLDKSACTSC; encoded by the coding sequence ATGCTACAACCTGTTCAGCTTTTCAAAATCCTGTCGGATGAAACACGGCTAGCCATCGTCATGCTTCTCCGTGAGTCCGGAGAATTGTGCGTCTGCGATATCTGCGTTGCCACCTGCGAATCGCAGCCCAAAATTTCGCGACATATGGCTATCCTTCGCGAGGCTGATCTGGTTCTTGACCGTCGGGAAGGCAAATGGATCCACTATCGTCTGTCACCCCATATTCCGGCGTGGGCAGCAGAGACAATCACGACGACCTGGCAGTGTCTGCGCGAGGATGTACGTGAATGGCTGGACAAATCAGCCTGCACCTCCTGCTGA
- a CDS encoding PadR family transcriptional regulator translates to MTDKDLYGGMIRLHILHHAAKEPVFGLGIIEELRHHGYQLSPGTLYPMLHGMEKKGYLTSRHVQAGRRSRRVYEITGQGHIALTDARNRVKELFGELVEGK, encoded by the coding sequence GTGACCGACAAAGATCTTTACGGCGGGATGATCCGTTTGCACATCCTGCATCATGCAGCCAAAGAACCCGTCTTTGGTCTGGGCATCATTGAGGAATTGCGACACCACGGTTATCAACTCAGCCCGGGTACCCTGTATCCGATGCTGCACGGTATGGAAAAGAAGGGGTATCTCACCTCACGACATGTTCAGGCCGGTCGACGAAGTCGGCGAGTATATGAAATCACCGGACAAGGGCACATAGCGCTAACGGACGCCAGAAACAGGGTGAAAGAGCTGTTCGGTGAACTTGTTGAAGGCAAATGA
- a CDS encoding arsenic transporter, with translation MLLAGSIFLLTLVLVIWQPRGLSIGWSASIGAVLALGTGVIHISDIPVVWNIVWNATAAFIAVIIISLLLDESGFFEWAALHVSRWGNGRGRLLFTWIVLLGAAVAALFANDGAALILTPIVIAMLLALGFSQGTTLAFVMAAGFIADTASLPLIVSNLVNIVSADFFDLGFTQYASVMIPVDAAAIAATLIMLHLFFRRDIPATYDVSLLKTPASVIKDAATFRAGWIVLLLLLVGFFVLEPLGIPVSAIAAAGAAVLFIVAKRGHGINTGKVLRSAPWQIVIFSLGMYLVVYGLRNAGLTEYLSGVLNLLAEKGLWAATFGTGFLTAFLSSVMNNMPTVLIGALSIDGSTATGVVKEAMIYANVIGCDLGPKITPIGSLATLLWLHVLAQKNITITWGYYFRTGIIMTLPVLFVTLAALALRLSITL, from the coding sequence ATGCTTTTGGCAGGGAGTATATTTTTACTGACGCTGGTACTGGTGATCTGGCAACCCAGAGGCCTGAGTATTGGCTGGAGCGCGAGTATCGGGGCTGTGCTGGCGCTGGGAACCGGTGTCATCCATATCTCTGATATTCCCGTTGTCTGGAATATCGTCTGGAACGCGACAGCGGCATTTATTGCGGTCATCATCATCAGCCTGCTGCTCGATGAGTCCGGCTTCTTTGAATGGGCCGCACTGCACGTCTCCCGCTGGGGTAACGGACGTGGCCGCCTGCTGTTCACCTGGATAGTCTTGCTCGGTGCCGCTGTTGCTGCTTTGTTCGCCAATGATGGCGCCGCGCTGATCCTGACGCCGATTGTGATTGCGATGCTGCTCGCACTGGGGTTCAGCCAGGGCACGACACTGGCCTTTGTCATGGCTGCAGGATTTATTGCAGATACGGCCAGCCTGCCACTCATTGTTTCTAACCTGGTGAATATCGTCTCGGCGGACTTCTTCGATCTGGGCTTTACGCAGTACGCCTCCGTTATGATCCCCGTGGATGCGGCAGCGATTGCGGCCACGCTGATCATGCTGCATCTCTTCTTCCGCAGGGATATTCCGGCAACGTATGACGTTTCGCTGCTGAAGACGCCTGCCAGTGTGATAAAGGATGCGGCAACGTTCAGGGCGGGCTGGATTGTCCTGTTATTGCTGCTTGTCGGTTTCTTCGTTCTGGAGCCGCTGGGGATCCCTGTCAGCGCGATAGCAGCTGCTGGCGCAGCAGTACTGTTTATCGTGGCGAAAAGAGGTCATGGCATCAACACAGGGAAAGTCCTGCGCAGTGCGCCATGGCAGATCGTGATTTTTTCGCTGGGCATGTACCTGGTGGTCTATGGCCTGCGCAATGCCGGGCTCACGGAGTATCTGTCTGGTGTACTGAACCTGCTGGCAGAAAAGGGGTTATGGGCAGCAACGTTCGGCACCGGCTTCCTGACCGCGTTCCTGTCGTCGGTGATGAACAATATGCCGACGGTGCTGATTGGCGCGCTGTCGATTGACGGGAGTACGGCGACTGGCGTCGTCAAAGAGGCAATGATTTATGCCAACGTGATTGGCTGCGATTTAGGCCCGAAAATCACCCCGATTGGCAGTCTGGCAACCCTGCTTTGGCTGCATGTGCTTGCCCAGAAAAATATAACGATCACCTGGGGTTATTACTTCCGCACGGGCATTATCATGACTCTGCCCGTGCTGTTTGTCACTCTGGCCGCGCTGGCGTTGCGGCTTTCCATCACTTTGTAA
- a CDS encoding recombinase family protein → MSRVFAYCRVSTLEQNTENQRHEIEAAGFAIRPQRLIEEHISGSVAASERPGFIRLLDRMESGDVLIVTKLDRLGRNAMDIRKTVEQLATLDIRVHCLALGGADLTSPAGKMTMQVISAVAEFERDLLIERTHSGISRARSAGKRFGRPPILSEEQKKIVSERLNSGASISAVAREFNTTRQTILRVKAGQQ, encoded by the coding sequence ATGTCACGAGTTTTTGCCTACTGTCGGGTCTCCACTCTGGAACAGAATACAGAAAATCAGCGCCATGAAATTGAAGCGGCGGGTTTTGCCATCAGACCCCAGCGGCTGATTGAGGAACATATAAGTGGTTCGGTTGCTGCCAGCGAAAGACCAGGGTTCATCCGGTTGCTTGATCGAATGGAAAGCGGTGACGTATTGATTGTCACCAAACTTGACCGACTCGGCCGTAATGCGATGGATATCCGAAAAACAGTTGAACAACTGGCTACTTTAGATATCCGTGTTCATTGTCTCGCTCTCGGAGGTGCGGATTTAACCAGCCCGGCCGGAAAAATGACTATGCAGGTGATTTCAGCTGTGGCTGAGTTTGAGAGGGATCTGCTGATTGAACGCACACATTCAGGGATTTCTCGGGCAAGATCAGCCGGGAAACGCTTCGGTCGTCCGCCCATCTTGAGCGAGGAGCAAAAAAAAATAGTGTCAGAGCGCCTTAATTCCGGGGCCAGTATCAGTGCGGTTGCCAGAGAATTTAATACCACCCGGCAAACCATACTCCGGGTAAAAGCAGGACAGCAATAA
- the lacY gene encoding lactose permease has translation MYYLKNTNFWMFGLFFFFYFFIMGAYFPFFPIWLHDINHISKSDTGIIFAAISLFSLLFQPLFGLLSDKLGLRKYLLWIITGMLVMFAPFFIFIFGPLLQYNILVGSIVGGIYLGFCFNAGAPAVEAFIEKVSRRSNFEYGRARMFGCVGWALCASIVGIMFTINNQFVFWLGSGCAFILAVLLFFAKTDAPSSATVANAVGANHSAFSLKLALELFRQPKLWFLSLYVIGVSCTYDVFDQQFANFFTSFFATGEQGTRVFGYVTTMGELLNASIMFFAPLIINRIGGKNALLLAGTIMSVRIIGSSFATSALEVVILKTLHMFEVPFLLVGCFKYITSQFEVRFSATIYLVCFCFFKQLAMIFMSILAGNMYESIGFQGAYLVLGLVALGFTLISVFTLSGPGPLSLLRRQVNEVA, from the coding sequence ATGTACTATTTAAAAAACACAAACTTTTGGATGTTCGGTTTATTCTTTTTCTTTTACTTTTTTATCATGGGAGCCTACTTCCCGTTTTTCCCGATTTGGCTACATGACATCAACCATATCAGCAAAAGTGATACGGGTATTATTTTTGCCGCTATTTCTCTGTTCTCGCTATTATTCCAACCGCTGTTTGGTCTGCTTTCTGACAAACTCGGGCTGCGCAAATACCTGCTGTGGATTATTACCGGCATGTTAGTGATGTTTGCGCCGTTCTTTATTTTTATCTTCGGGCCACTGTTACAATACAACATTTTAGTAGGATCGATTGTTGGTGGTATTTATCTAGGCTTTTGTTTTAACGCCGGTGCGCCAGCAGTAGAGGCATTTATCGAGAAAGTCAGCCGTCGCAGTAATTTCGAATATGGTCGCGCGCGGATGTTTGGCTGTGTTGGCTGGGCGCTGTGTGCCTCGATTGTCGGCATCATGTTCACCATCAATAATCAGTTTGTTTTCTGGCTGGGTTCTGGCTGTGCATTCATCCTCGCCGTTTTACTCTTTTTCGCCAAAACGGATGCGCCCTCTTCTGCCACGGTTGCCAATGCGGTAGGTGCCAACCATTCGGCATTTAGCCTTAAGCTGGCGCTGGAACTGTTCAGACAGCCAAAACTGTGGTTTTTGTCACTGTATGTTATTGGCGTTTCCTGCACCTACGATGTTTTTGACCAACAGTTTGCTAATTTCTTTACTTCGTTCTTTGCTACCGGTGAACAGGGTACGCGGGTATTTGGCTACGTAACGACAATGGGCGAATTACTTAACGCCTCGATTATGTTTTTTGCGCCACTGATCATTAATCGCATCGGTGGGAAAAACGCCCTGCTGCTGGCTGGCACTATTATGTCAGTACGTATTATTGGCTCATCGTTCGCTACCTCAGCACTGGAAGTGGTTATTCTGAAAACGCTGCATATGTTTGAAGTACCGTTCCTGCTGGTGGGCTGCTTTAAATATATTACCAGCCAGTTTGAAGTGCGTTTTTCAGCGACGATTTATCTGGTCTGTTTCTGCTTCTTTAAGCAACTGGCGATGATTTTTATGTCTATTCTGGCGGGCAATATGTATGAAAGCATCGGTTTCCAGGGCGCTTACCTGGTGCTGGGTCTGGTGGCGCTGGGCTTCACCTTAATTTCCGTGTTCACGCTTAGCGGCCCCGGCCCACTTTCTCTGCTGCGTCGCCAGGTGAATGAAGTCGCTTAA
- the lacI gene encoding DNA-binding transcriptional repressor LacI, producing MKPVTLYDVAEYAGVSYQTVSRVVNQASHVSAKTREKVEAAMAQLNYIPNRVAQQLAGKQSLLIGVATSSLALHAPSQIVAAIKSRADQLGASVVVSMVERSGVEACKAAVHNLLAQRVSGLIINYPLDDQDAIAVEAACANVPALFLDVSDQTPINSIIFSHEDGTRLGVEHLVALGHQQIALLAGPLSSVSARLRLAGWHKYLTRNQIHPIAEREGDWSAMSGFQQTMQMLNEGIVPTAMLVANDQMALGAMRAITESGLRVGADISVVGYDDTEDSSCYIPPLTTIKQDFRLLGQTSVDRLLKLSQGQAVKSNQLLPVSLVKRKTTLAPNTQTTSPRTLADSLMQLARQVSRLESGQ from the coding sequence GTGAAACCAGTAACGCTATACGATGTCGCAGAGTATGCCGGTGTCTCTTATCAGACCGTTTCCCGCGTGGTGAACCAGGCCAGCCACGTCTCTGCGAAAACGCGGGAAAAGGTGGAAGCGGCGATGGCGCAGCTGAACTACATTCCCAACCGCGTGGCACAACAACTGGCGGGGAAACAGTCGTTGCTGATTGGCGTTGCTACCTCCAGTCTGGCCCTGCACGCGCCGTCGCAAATTGTCGCGGCGATTAAATCTCGCGCCGATCAACTGGGTGCCAGCGTGGTGGTGTCGATGGTAGAACGAAGCGGCGTCGAAGCCTGTAAAGCGGCGGTGCACAATCTTCTCGCGCAACGCGTCAGTGGGCTGATCATTAACTATCCTCTGGATGACCAGGATGCCATTGCTGTGGAAGCTGCCTGCGCTAATGTTCCGGCGTTATTTCTTGATGTCTCTGACCAGACTCCCATCAACAGTATTATTTTCTCCCATGAAGACGGTACGCGACTGGGCGTGGAGCATCTGGTCGCATTGGGTCACCAGCAAATCGCGCTGTTAGCGGGCCCATTAAGTTCTGTCTCGGCGCGTCTGCGTCTGGCGGGCTGGCATAAATATCTCACTCGCAATCAAATTCATCCGATAGCGGAACGGGAAGGCGACTGGAGTGCCATGTCCGGTTTTCAACAAACCATGCAAATGCTAAATGAGGGCATCGTTCCCACTGCGATGCTGGTTGCCAACGATCAGATGGCGCTGGGCGCAATGCGCGCCATTACCGAGTCCGGGTTGCGCGTTGGTGCGGATATCTCGGTAGTGGGATACGACGATACCGAAGACAGCTCGTGTTATATCCCGCCGTTAACCACCATCAAACAGGATTTTCGCCTGCTGGGGCAAACCAGCGTGGACCGCTTGCTGAAACTCTCTCAGGGCCAGGCGGTGAAGAGCAATCAGCTGTTGCCCGTCTCACTGGTGAAAAGAAAAACCACCCTGGCGCCCAATACGCAAACCACCTCTCCCCGCACGTTGGCAGATTCCTTAATGCAGCTGGCACGACAAGTTTCCCGACTTGAAAGCGGGCAGTGA
- the chrA gene encoding chromate efflux transporter: MNDTARNDHSPWAVFLIFFRLGLTSFGGPIAHLGYFRDEFVTRRQWLTERSYADLVALCQFLPGPASSQVGIALGLSRAGYTGALAAWAGFTLPSAVALILFALGMTSYGDVMPSGVLHGLKVVAVAVVAQAVWGMARNLCPDIPRITVMAVATCFVLLVPSAWGQVGVIVTAAVTGMLLFKPQQTTVHDPLPVSIRRRVGLFWLTLFFVLLTGLPLLTAIFPNPTLLMVETFYRTGSLVFGGGHVVLPLLQTEVVPSGWVSTDTFLAGYGAAQAVPGPLFTFAAFLGASMNQVPSGWLGGLVCLLAIFAPSFLLIVGALPFWESLRRNIRTQAALQGINAAVVGLLLAALYQPVWTSAVLAPQDFGLALVALVALMFWKLPPWLVVVSCGVAGWLLSLAL; encoded by the coding sequence ATGAACGATACTGCCAGGAATGATCACAGCCCCTGGGCTGTCTTTCTGATTTTCTTCCGACTTGGCCTGACATCCTTCGGCGGCCCAATTGCCCATCTGGGTTACTTCCGCGATGAGTTTGTGACGCGACGGCAGTGGTTGACCGAGCGCAGCTATGCAGATTTGGTCGCTCTGTGCCAGTTCCTTCCGGGACCAGCAAGCAGTCAGGTTGGTATAGCGCTCGGGCTGTCCCGGGCCGGTTATACCGGGGCGCTGGCAGCATGGGCCGGCTTCACGCTACCGTCAGCAGTTGCACTGATCCTGTTTGCGCTGGGGATGACCAGTTACGGGGATGTGATGCCCTCTGGTGTATTGCATGGGCTGAAAGTGGTAGCCGTTGCGGTGGTCGCGCAAGCTGTATGGGGCATGGCCCGAAATCTTTGCCCGGATATACCGCGTATTACTGTCATGGCAGTGGCAACCTGCTTTGTGCTTCTTGTGCCATCGGCCTGGGGACAGGTGGGAGTAATCGTCACTGCGGCTGTCACTGGCATGTTACTGTTCAAACCTCAGCAGACGACGGTACATGATCCGCTGCCCGTTTCAATACGGCGTCGCGTCGGATTGTTCTGGCTCACGCTGTTCTTTGTGCTACTGACAGGGTTACCATTGCTGACGGCGATATTCCCAAATCCGACGCTGTTAATGGTAGAAACTTTCTACCGGACCGGATCACTGGTTTTTGGTGGCGGGCATGTCGTGCTGCCATTACTGCAGACTGAAGTCGTTCCTTCTGGCTGGGTCAGCACTGATACATTCCTGGCTGGCTACGGCGCTGCCCAGGCCGTTCCTGGACCGTTGTTCACTTTTGCAGCCTTTCTCGGGGCTTCGATGAACCAGGTGCCTTCTGGCTGGCTGGGTGGTCTGGTTTGTCTGCTGGCAATTTTCGCACCGTCCTTCCTTCTGATTGTGGGAGCATTGCCGTTCTGGGAAAGTCTGCGCCGCAATATCCGTACACAAGCAGCGTTGCAGGGTATTAATGCAGCCGTAGTTGGCCTTCTGCTGGCAGCTCTCTATCAACCAGTATGGACGAGCGCAGTTCTCGCTCCGCAAGATTTCGGCCTTGCCCTTGTGGCACTGGTCGCTCTGATGTTCTGGAAACTGCCGCCGTGGCTGGTCGTAGTGAGTTGCGGTGTTGCGGGTTGGTTGTTGAGTTTAGCACTGTGA
- the lacZ gene encoding beta-galactosidase, with protein MTMITDSLAVVLQRRDWENPGVTQLNRLAAHPPFASWRNSEEARTDRPSQESRSLNGEWRFAWFPAPEAVPESWLERDLPDADTVIVPSNWQMHGYDAPIYTNVTYPIAVNPPYVPTENPTGCYSLTFNVDESWLQEGQTRIIFDGVNSAFHLWCNGRWVGYGQDSRLPSEFDLSAFLHAGENRLAVMVLRWSDGSYLEDQDMWRMSGIFRDVSLLHKPSTQISDFHVATHFNDDFSRAVLEADVQMYGELRDELRVTVSLWQGETQVASGTAPFGGEIIDERGGYADHVTLRLNVENPKLWSAEIPNLYRAVVELHTADGTLIEAEACDVGFREVRIENGLLLLNGKPLLIRGVNRHEHHPLHGQVMDEQTMVQDILLMKQNNFNAVRCSHYPNHPLWYTLCDHYGLYVVDEANIETHGMVPMNRLTDDPRWLPAMSERVTRMVQRDRNHPSVIIWSLGNESGHGANHDALYRWIKSVDPSRPVQYEGGGADTFATDIICPMYARVDEDQPFPAVPKWSIKKWLSLPGETRPLILCEYAHAMGNSLGGFAKYWQAFRQYPRLQGGFVWDWVDQSLIKYDENGNPWSAYGGDFGDTPNDRQFCMNGLVFADRTPHPALTEAKHQQQFFQFSLSGRTIEVTSEYLFRHSDNELLHWMVALDGKPLASGEVPLDVAPQGKQLIELPELPQPESAGQLWLTVHVVQPNATTWSAAGHISAWQQWRLAENLSVTLPSAPHAIPQLTTSETDFCIELDNKRWQFNRQSGFLSQMWIGDKKQLLTPLRDQFTRAPLDNDIGVSEATRIDPNAWVERWKAAGHYQAEAALLQCTADTLADAVLITTVHAWQHQGKTLFISRKTYRIDGSGQMAITVDVEVASNTPHPARIGLTCQLAQVAERVNWLGLGPQENYPDRLTAACFDRWDLPLSDMYTPYVFPSENGLRCGTRELNYGPHQWRGDFQFNISRYSQQQLMETSHRHLLHAEEGTWLNIDGFHMGIGGDDSWSPSVSAEFHLSAGSYHYQLLWCQK; from the coding sequence ATGACAATGATTACGGATTCACTGGCCGTCGTATTACAACGTCGTGACTGGGAAAACCCTGGCGTTACCCAACTTAATCGCCTTGCGGCACATCCCCCTTTCGCCAGCTGGCGTAATAGCGAAGAGGCTCGCACCGATCGCCCTTCCCAAGAGTCGCGCAGCCTGAATGGTGAATGGCGCTTTGCCTGGTTTCCGGCACCAGAAGCGGTACCAGAAAGCTGGCTGGAGCGCGATCTTCCTGACGCCGATACTGTCATCGTCCCCTCAAACTGGCAGATGCACGGTTACGATGCGCCTATCTACACCAACGTGACCTATCCCATTGCGGTCAATCCGCCGTATGTTCCCACGGAGAATCCGACGGGTTGTTACTCGCTCACATTTAATGTTGATGAAAGCTGGCTACAGGAAGGCCAGACGCGAATTATTTTTGATGGTGTTAACTCGGCGTTTCATTTGTGGTGCAACGGGCGCTGGGTCGGTTACGGACAGGACAGTCGTTTGCCGTCTGAATTTGACCTGAGCGCATTTTTACACGCCGGAGAAAACCGCCTCGCGGTGATGGTGCTGCGCTGGAGTGACGGCAGTTATCTGGAAGATCAGGATATGTGGCGGATGAGCGGCATTTTCCGTGACGTCTCGTTGCTGCATAAACCGAGCACGCAAATCAGCGATTTCCATGTAGCCACTCACTTTAATGATGATTTCAGCCGCGCTGTACTGGAGGCAGACGTTCAGATGTACGGCGAGCTGCGCGATGAGCTGCGGGTGACGGTTTCTTTGTGGCAGGGTGAAACGCAGGTCGCCAGCGGCACCGCGCCTTTCGGCGGTGAAATTATCGATGAGCGTGGTGGTTATGCCGATCACGTCACCCTACGTCTGAACGTCGAAAACCCGAAACTGTGGAGCGCCGAAATCCCGAATCTCTATCGTGCGGTGGTTGAACTGCACACCGCCGACGGCACGCTGATTGAAGCAGAAGCCTGCGATGTCGGTTTCCGCGAGGTGCGGATTGAAAATGGTCTGCTGCTGCTGAACGGCAAGCCGTTGCTGATTCGCGGCGTTAACCGTCACGAGCATCATCCTCTGCATGGTCAGGTCATGGATGAGCAGACGATGGTGCAGGATATCCTGCTGATGAAGCAGAACAACTTTAACGCCGTGCGCTGTTCGCATTATCCGAACCATCCGCTGTGGTACACGCTGTGCGACCACTACGGCCTGTATGTGGTGGATGAAGCCAACATTGAAACCCACGGCATGGTGCCAATGAATCGTCTGACCGATGATCCGCGCTGGCTACCCGCGATGAGCGAACGCGTAACGCGAATGGTGCAGCGCGATCGTAATCACCCGAGTGTGATCATCTGGTCGCTGGGGAATGAATCAGGCCACGGCGCTAATCACGACGCACTCTATCGCTGGATCAAATCTGTCGATCCTTCCCGCCCGGTACAGTATGAAGGCGGCGGAGCCGACACCTTCGCAACCGATATTATTTGCCCGATGTACGCGCGCGTGGATGAAGACCAGCCCTTCCCGGCTGTGCCGAAATGGTCCATCAAAAAATGGCTTTCGTTGCCTGGAGAGACGCGCCCGCTGATCCTTTGCGAATACGCCCACGCGATGGGTAACAGTCTTGGCGGCTTCGCTAAATACTGGCAGGCGTTTCGTCAGTACCCCCGTTTACAGGGCGGCTTCGTCTGGGACTGGGTGGATCAGTCGCTGATTAAATATGATGAAAATGGCAATCCGTGGTCGGCTTACGGCGGTGATTTTGGCGATACGCCGAATGATCGCCAGTTCTGCATGAACGGTCTGGTCTTTGCAGACCGCACGCCGCATCCGGCGCTGACGGAAGCAAAACACCAGCAGCAGTTTTTCCAGTTCAGTTTATCCGGGCGAACCATCGAAGTGACCAGCGAATACCTGTTCCGTCATAGCGATAACGAGCTCCTGCACTGGATGGTGGCGCTGGATGGCAAGCCGCTGGCAAGCGGTGAAGTGCCTCTGGATGTCGCTCCACAAGGTAAACAGTTGATTGAACTGCCTGAACTACCGCAGCCGGAGAGCGCCGGACAACTCTGGCTAACGGTTCACGTAGTGCAACCGAACGCGACCACATGGTCAGCAGCCGGACACATCAGCGCCTGGCAGCAGTGGCGTCTGGCGGAAAACCTCAGCGTGACACTCCCCTCCGCGCCCCACGCCATCCCGCAACTGACCACCAGCGAAACGGATTTTTGCATCGAGCTGGATAATAAGCGTTGGCAATTTAACCGCCAGTCAGGCTTTCTTTCACAGATGTGGATTGGCGATAAAAAACAACTGCTGACGCCGCTGCGCGATCAGTTCACCCGCGCACCGCTGGATAACGACATTGGCGTAAGTGAAGCGACCCGCATTGACCCTAACGCCTGGGTCGAACGCTGGAAGGCGGCGGGCCATTACCAGGCCGAAGCAGCGTTGTTGCAGTGCACGGCAGATACGCTTGCCGACGCGGTGCTGATTACCACGGTCCACGCGTGGCAGCATCAGGGGAAAACCTTATTTATCAGCCGGAAAACCTACCGGATTGATGGAAGTGGTCAAATGGCGATTACCGTTGATGTTGAAGTGGCGAGCAATACGCCACATCCGGCGCGGATTGGCCTGACCTGCCAGCTGGCGCAGGTAGCAGAGCGGGTAAACTGGCTCGGATTAGGGCCGCAAGAAAACTATCCCGACCGCCTTACTGCGGCCTGTTTTGACCGCTGGGATCTGCCATTGTCAGACATGTATACCCCGTACGTCTTCCCGAGCGAAAACGGTCTGCGCTGCGGGACGCGCGAATTGAATTATGGCCCACACCAGTGGCGCGGCGACTTCCAGTTCAACATCAGCCGCTACAGTCAACAGCAACTGATGGAAACCAGCCATCGCCATCTGCTGCACGCGGAAGAAGGCACATGGCTGAATATCGACGGTTTCCATATGGGGATTGGTGGCGACGACTCCTGGAGCCCGTCAGTGTCGGCGGAATTCCACCTTAGCGCCGGTAGCTACCATTACCAGTTGCTCTGGTGTCAAAAATAA
- the arsH gene encoding arsenical resistance protein ArsH codes for MEQFPALNTDCFDQHIAERLHLQEPPRILILYGSLRERSYSRFAAEEAGRLLTAMGAEVKFFNPSGLPLPDDAPDTHPKVSELRGLVRWCDGMVWSSPERHGAMSAVMKAQIDWIPLSEGAVRPSQGKTLAVMQVCGGSQSFNAVNQMRILGRWMRMFTIPNQSSVAKAWQEFDENGRMKPSSWYDRIVDVAEELFKITLLLRGQTSYLADRYSERKESHQELSYRVNQEKI; via the coding sequence ATGGAACAATTTCCAGCCCTGAATACTGACTGTTTTGATCAACATATTGCCGAACGTCTGCACCTGCAGGAGCCCCCACGGATTCTGATCCTGTATGGCTCATTAAGGGAGCGCTCCTACAGTCGCTTTGCCGCGGAGGAAGCAGGTCGCCTGCTGACGGCGATGGGCGCGGAGGTGAAATTCTTTAACCCCTCCGGTTTACCCCTGCCGGATGATGCCCCGGATACGCACCCTAAAGTCTCCGAGCTACGCGGGCTGGTCAGATGGTGTGACGGGATGGTGTGGAGCTCGCCGGAACGGCACGGGGCTATGAGCGCGGTGATGAAGGCGCAGATCGACTGGATACCGTTGAGTGAAGGCGCGGTTCGTCCTTCGCAGGGCAAGACACTTGCAGTGATGCAGGTTTGCGGCGGTTCGCAGTCCTTCAATGCCGTGAACCAGATGCGCATTCTGGGCCGCTGGATGCGGATGTTCACAATTCCCAACCAGTCCTCGGTGGCGAAAGCCTGGCAGGAATTTGATGAGAACGGAAGGATGAAGCCGTCCTCATGGTACGACCGTATCGTAGATGTCGCAGAGGAGTTGTTTAAAATTACGTTGCTGCTCAGGGGACAAACCAGCTACCTTGCAGATCGCTACAGCGAACGAAAAGAGAGTCATCAGGAACTTTCGTACCGCGTCAATCAGGAAAAAATATAA